The stretch of DNA AACCCTTTGCCACAGGCGCTGGCGCAAATGTCATGAGCCAGGCTGATTGGGAAGCTTTACCGGCATTGCTGACTGGTTTTCAGTCCGGTAAGGCATCCAGTGCGCAGGTAAACAAGGCTATCCGCCAGGCTTCATTTGTGGCGGCGGCGCTGGCGCAGTTTATTGCTAACCAGTCCGGGAATGATGTACACGACGACGGCAACTTGACAACGCTGGTGGCCAGCCTCCTTTCTGCCATCAACAAAACATCACAGCCGCTGGACGCAACACTAACCGCGCTTGCCGCCCTGACAACTGGCGCAAACAAGCTGCCTTACTTCACCGGGACGGATGCCGCCAGCCAGACAGATTTAACCCAGGTTGGTCGGGATATTATAGGCAAATCTGCTATCGCTGACGTTCTCACATACCTTGGTTTGGGAACAGCGGCAAAAAAGGATGTAGGGACCGGCACAGGGCAGATCCCTGACATGTCGACATTTTCTCTTGCGAGGATTTCTGCATCGTCGGGATATCAGAAATTGCCGAGCGGCTTGATATTCCAATGGACAATAGGCCCGTCGACAACAGTAGAGACGTTAACAACCATCACGTTACCAATTCCTTTCCCCACCGCGATGATGGCTGGCATGGTGTCTACTAATGCAAATTCCGGCAACACATCGGACATTATGTATCAGACAGTGGCGTCCACAGCATCTTCTATTACATTGCAATCGCAGATATTCACGACATCGGCGGGCGCTGGTTCCGTGTCACCCGTTGTGCTTGCCATAGGATATTAATATGTACGCATACGCTAAAAATAATTTCTATCCATTTGATCTTCGCGAGAGCTATGAGGCTGCAGGAACATGGCCGGAAAGCTTTGTTGAAGTCGAAGATGAAGTGTTTGGGATGTATTCAGGTTTGCCACCGGAAGGAAAAATGCGGGGCGCTGATGCGGAAGGGAAACCTGTATGGGTTGATATACCGGCTCCCACAGCGGAGGAAATAATCGCGGCTGCAGAACGCAAGAAAAAAGCTCTGCTTTCCGAAGCCGATTCGATTACAGCAGACTGGCGCACGGAACTGGCGCTAAACATCATCGACGATAGTGATAAAGCGAAGCTAACAGCATGGATGGTGTACATCAAAGCGGTGAAAGCGGTAGACACGTCCACCGCACCTGATGTCAGTTGGCCGGAGAAACCGGCAGTGTAGGCCATTGGATATCTGGTGCACTGGTAGTGTCAACGGCTTCCAGTGCATCCAGATAATCCAGCCACAGGTTATATTTTGCAAAATCGTCAGAACTCAGTCTCTTCATGGCTGCTTTTCCCGGCCACTGCCTGCTGTTCATATAGGCGTTAGCCTGGTCAATCAGCAATTGTTTTTGTGCATTGGCTATCGCAACCAGTTCTTCATGAGTCGCGGGCGGAATATCAGCCCATGCAGGATAACCATCATCCCCTGCCACCCTCATTTTTCCGGGAGGCGGTGCCTGATACTCCTTAAACGTATCCTCATCCACCTCTACACCTTGCTCGGGCCACATATTCACGGCCTCGTAGTCGTCCTGCATTACAAGGGGATAAAACGCATTGGTTTTGGCGTCATACAGATATTTATTCATCATTTATTCTCCTACCGCAATCCAGTTAGCACCTGCACCAGTACCACCACCTGTGCGTGAACTCATCAGATAAAAACCGCCAAGACCGATAGGTGTTGTCGCAAATGGCGGGCAATCAGTCACTCCATTCTTCGCTGAGTCAAAAGACGTAGTGACAGTGAAACTGGAAGTGAATGAAATGGGTAAACTGATAGCGGTTGGGAATCCCAGCGGGCCTGATATAGACGTGCCGCGCTGAATGATCGTGCCGTTGGGAAATCTCGCCCACCCCGGGCCAGATGTGAAATTTGACATTGTAGGAATCTGCCCTGGACCTGTGCCTACATCTTTTTTTGCCGCTGTTCCCAAACCAACGTTTAAGAATATGCACATTCAGATACCAGATGGCATGTTCTCAGCCTTTTATGAGGGAAAAGTTCGTGCTCGTGGTCTATTACAGGGTGACAACAAATGAGCAAAACACTAAGCCGCAGAAAAACCACTCTGAACGCTCAGAATATGAACTGTTTTTTAATCCAGAAAAATTGGAAAAAATAAGTTAGGACAGGAATAAAACGCTTGGGATAGCTCGAACTTTTTACGAATTTACTCGAAAAAAGTGATATGTATTTGATTGTTTTGGTGTGTTTAGGGTTGTGTTTTTGACTGAAAATAAATCGAAGTTTATTTTAGTATGTTGATTTGAAAGGTTTTTGTTGATTACTTGCGATTACAGGAATCGTGTTCGGTCTTTTTTTTATTCGGGAACCCGTCAGCCCGCTTGCGCGTAAAGCGTTTCCCATAACGCTTTGGCTCGACCAGTGCGCTAAAACCATACCACACCTTGATAGCTCGCCGTCCAGCGTTTTTTGCTTAATTTGTTAATTATTTGTTGCGCAAACGACGGGGTCAGGCCATGGCTGGCCTGTAACAGGTGATGTCGGTCACAAAAATTCGCATCAGTATGGCGACAAGGCTACAATTCCGGCCTCTTTGACCGCGTTCCGTGAGAGACGCGGCATCCATGACAATAAGCCTGCATCCACTATGACAAATCAAACCGAGCCTGCCGCTCAACATGCCCACGAGAATAGCCTGCGCGCCGTGCTCCGTTCACCCCGGCTGTTCCAGCGCGAAGTGCTTGCCGGGGTCGTAACCGCGCTGGCGCTGATCCCCGAAGTTATCTCCTTTTCGCTGATTGCGGGCGTCGACCCGAAAGTCAGCCTGATCGCCTCCATCGTGCTCTGTTTTGCCATGTCTGTCCTGGGCGGCCGCCCGGCGATGGTCACCGCCGCGGCAGGATCGGTAGCTTTGGTGATTGGGCCGATGGTTCACCAGTACGGCATCGGCTATATCCTGCCTGCGGTGGTGCTGGCCGGGGGGATCCAAATCCTGTTCGGCGTGACCGGGCTGGCGCGTATGATGCGTTATATACCGCTTTCGGTGATGACCGGTTTTGTTAACGCCCTGGGCATACTTATTTTCTTCGCTCAGGTGCCTCATGTCTGGGGGCAATCGCCGTTGGTTTGGGGGCTGTTTGTCGTGACGCTTAGCGTGGTGCTGCTGCTACCGAAGGTGCTGAAATCAGTGCCTTCACCGCTGGTGGCTATCGTGCTGGTGACCGGCCTGAGTGCTGCCATGGGCTGGACGTTGCCGACGGTCGGCGACAGTGGGCCAATGAAGGCAGGGTTGCCTGGATTAACGGAGCTAATGGTGCCGCTGAACCTTGAGACGCTGCAAATTATCTGGCCCTGTGCGCTGAGTATTGCCTTCGTTGGGCTGATGGAATCGCTGCTGACCGCGAAGCTGGTGGATGACCTGACCGACACGCCGTCCAGTAAGCGCCGTGAGTGCTGGGGGCTTGGCGTTTCAAATATCTTCGCCGGTTTTTATGGCGGTATTGCCGGCTGCGCAATGATCGGGCAAACCATCGTCAACGTCGAGCTGGGAAGAGGGCGTACGCGGCTTTCGACGGTGGCGGCTGCGCTGGTGTTATTGCTATTGGTGACCGCGCTGAGCGAGGTGATGGCCAAAATCCCAATGGTGGTGCTGGCCGGGATTATGATGATTGTGGCGGTGAAAACGTTGAACTGGCACAGCATCTCGCCCGCCACGCTGCGACGCATGCCGCTTCCGGAAACGCTGGTGATGCTCACCACCGTCGCCGTAACGGTTTATACCGATAACCTGGCGCTTGGCGTGCTCGGCGGCGCTATCTTCGCGATGATGCTGTTTGCTCGCCGCATTGCCCACGTAGTGCGCGCCGAACGGCAGCTTGCTGAGAATGGGAGCGAAGTGACTTACCTGGTGCGCGGGCCGCTGTTCTTCGCCAGCAGTAATGACCTCGTGGAACATTTTCACTATGCCGACGATCCGCCGCGGGTGATTATCGATCTTACCTATGCGCAAATTTGGGATGCCTCCACCGTTGCCGTGCTCGACGCCATTGAAACGCGTTATCAGCGCTACCAGACGCGCGTTGAGATTGTTGGCCTGGATACCCACAGCGCGGATTTCCATCAACGATTGAGCGGCAAACTTTAGTCTTTTTTCCGGCAGCGTCAGGCTGCCGGCTACTGCCGATCTCTCTCAGCATGAAATGCCGCTTTTTGAGCGCGCGATCACAATTTCCCACTACTTTACGCTGCCCGGCTGGCTGTTTAAATTATAAGCTGGGGAAATAAACATTTCTGCAACATTTCCGTTGCCAGCCATTACGGAATAACTTATTACTATTTAACCGCTTAGTGATATTGAGCGGCCCCGCCTCCACAATAACGATAAATAACAGGACACTTTATGACGACAAACGATGCCGTCCGGGAGGACGCTGTGCGCGGCTTTTGGCCGACGGTCAAAACCTTCCCGGCGACGGTGATTGCGCTGCTGTTTTTCACCCTGGTCATCCGCTTCAGCTATTTTATGGCCTGGCCGTTTATGACGGTGATCATGACCCGTAATTACCATCTTTCGCCCATCTCGGTTGGGATAGCGATGACCAGTAGCGCGCTTTTAGCCGTAATGCTGGGGATGTATGGCGGACAGCTGTCGGATAAATTAGGCCGCCGGGGCGTGCTTTCCCTTGGTTGTGCGCTGTCGTTCGTGGGATATGCGCTGCTCGGGCTGGCGACAGGAATGACGTTGTTTATCATTGGCCTGATGATCGTTGGCGTCTGTTTTGCGTGGGTTGAGCCGCCAACTCGTGCCCTGATGAGTGACCTCCTGGGCGATCGCCGTCGCCGCGCCCTGGCGCTGCAGATTCGTTACTATCTGGTGAACGTCGCGGCGGTTACCGGGCCGGTGGTCGGCATTGCTTTTGGGCTGACGTCGCAAAAAGGGACGTTCGTGATAACCGCCATCAGCTATTTGCCGCTGCTGGTTTATACCTTACTGTTTATTCCTGTCGGAAAGCTGGTGGCCAATGGAAGCGAACATAAATCGGCAGTGAGATTGCGCGACGTTATGCTGATTATCGCTCGCGATAAACTGTTTGTCGCGGCACTGTTGTGCAGCACGTTGTGCGCCGTGGTCTTCGTTCATTATGAATCCGTGGTGCCGCTTTATTTGCTGACCCTGGACGCGGAAGCCGCGGTGAAACTGATTACGCTGATTCTGGTGTCCAACGCCTGTACGGTGTTGATAGCCCAGCTGTTCCTGGTTCGCTTTCTGGCGCAGGTTAGCCTGCCTGACCGTATTTTGCTGGGTGGCGCTATTTTTGCGATTTCACAGCTTCTGTTCTGGTCCGTGCGGACGCCGGATGCGCTGCTGTGGGTGAGCGTCACGATTATTTTCAGCATCGGTGAGGCGATTCTGTTGCCTAACCTGAATATCCTGTTGGATCAGCTTGCGCCGGATGAGCACCGGGGAGCTTATCTTGGGGCTTCTACGCTGACCACGCTGGGCGTTGCGCTGGGGCCGCTGATTGGCGGCGTAATGCTGACCCTGACGGGAGCCGGCGTCTTTTTGGCCACAATGCTGTTTAGCCTGCTGCTGTGCGCTATTATCTACGCCTGCAAATCCGGCCTTACACAACGATTACAAGAGTAAAACTGAGCGGAGTCATGATGGTTACTGAAGCACCACGCCTTGAAACGGAACGCCTCGTTCTGCGCCACTTCACGCTGAGCGACTACGAGGCGCTGGTCGCCTGCTGGGCCGATCCGGAAATGGTCAAATTTATCGGCGGCGGGAAGCCGCAGGACGGCGAGATGAGCTGGGGACGGCTGATGCGCTACATCGGCCACTGGCAGGCGCTGGGCTATGGCTACTGGGCTTTGTTTGAGAAACAGAGTGGGCGATTTGTCGGGTCGTTCGGTTTCCAGGAAGCTAAACGCAACCTCACGCCAGCGCTGGAGCACCCTGAGGCGGGCTGGTCGCTGATTCCGGCCGTACACGGTAAAGGGTATGCGGCTGAAGCGCTCAGCGCGGTTTTAGGCTGGGCGGATGAAAACTTCGACGGGCCGGTGTGCTGCATTATCGACGACGATAATCAACGTTCCATTGGGTTGGCGGAACGTTTCGGCTTTGTTTTCCAGCACTATGTGGAGTACCACGGTAAACCGATCAGAATGTTGGTGCGCCCGCTTAGCCGCTAGTCTTCACTGGCTCCTGCTCAGAAGTCGCTGTACTGCTGGGCAGGCTGCCAGAACCCATCGATAAAATCCTCTACCGGGTAACATCCACCGTGGCGCATGCGCTGTTCACTCATCGCGCTCAGGCACTGGCGTTCGCTGGTAAACACCTCAAGCACCAAATCGTCGCAGCCGCCGTCCAGGTAACAAACAAATAAAACCAAAGCAAACATTAGCGCCTCAGAACCGCTTCGTTTGGTTTAAGTGTAGGGGAGCAAAAGGGAGTGGGGGAAATAAATAATCCGTCCCGTGGACGGAGAACGTGCTGGCAAAAATCATTGATTTAAATAATGCACTTTGGTCTAAGAAAACAATGAATGATGTTCTCTGGTTTACTCCAAACAGCTGAAAACCACGTTTTTCGGCTGTTTGTCATCTATGTAACCCGTCTCGTGGACGGGTTCATCTTGAGTTATGCAAGGCGCATCACCCAGGCATCACGGTGCTGGTCGTAATGTTGTAGGTAAAGGACGGAGTGTTCGCCGTCCAGCACGGCGGGAATCGAGGTTTCGTCATCCCAGGCATCAAGCTGCATGCACAGGTCAGGGTCGGACTTGCAGGGGATGCTTAACGTTCGATCCCCCTGTTGTTCACCGTGTAATTCGGCATCGTCAATTTCGAAGATGCCGATCCGGACGTTGGTTTTTGTCATCTTTGGCTCCTTGTTATCTGCGGCAGGTGGTATGACCAGTAAGTCACCCCATTTTCAGCGTAGTCAAGGCAGCACAAATTGCCAACTTAAAACGTGCTTATTTCTTCAGCCAGCCTGCGGTGCGGCGAAAAGCTTGCCGTCACGGACCAGCTCTCTCGGATAGCTGTTCTTCAGGCGTGAGCCGACTTTACGCGCGAGGCCAAGCGGTTGCCCCTGGAAAGTGACAACAACCTCATCACGTGACGGTGTCACTTCTGGGTAGATATCCCGCCCACGGTACCACTCTTCGGCCTCTGCTTCGCTCAGCGGGAAACAAAGCGAGTTGTCACTTTTTACCAACGCGACCACGGCTTCATGCTGCCAGCGAAAGCCTTTGTTGTGCTGTTCGGCAAGCTTCAGGCCAATACGGGAGAAACGAACTTTGCCGATAAGGGGCTCTATTTCGGTCGGGAACAGCCAGATTTCTTTATCACGCTGCCACAGACGGAGTTCATCGCCCCAGGTAAGACCCGATTTTTCCGCGGCGGCGGTGACTTCTGCCGCCGATTTTCCCTTCATAGGCACGAAGGGGAATTTTCCCACTTTATAGCCGGGAGCTGGAAGCGGCTCGATGGAGGCCGTTTTGCGTAAACGTGCGACGAAAAAGCCTTCACAGTCGTAAATCTGCGGGAAGACGTGCAGGAAGCCTTCCGGCGTCAGCGCGCGAGCTGCTTCAGGGAAAAGCTCGTCGAGAGGCGCAATTTCTACCGCGTCCGGCCAGGTATCCAGCAGCCACTGGCAGATTTCCTGATTTTCCTGGCGATTAAGCGTGCAGGTTGAGTAGATCAGGGTGCCGCCTGGGCGCAGAGCGTGAAAAGCGCTTTCGATCAGTTCACGTTGGGTATTGGCTATCTCAGCCGTGCTTTCAGGTGACCAGTTGCGCAGGGCGTCCGGATCTTTACGCACCACGCCTTCGCCCGAGCAGGGCGCATCCAGCAGAATGGCGTCGAAGGATTCCGGCAGGGCGGCACCAAATACGCGGCCGTCAAAATGGGTAAGTGCCACGTTGCTGATACCGCAACGGCTGATGTTTGCGTGCAGGACTTTCACCCGGCTGGCAGAGTATTCGTTCGCCAGAATTGCGCCAGTATTACCCATACGAGCGGCTATCTGGGTCGTTTTTGAGCCTGGGGCGGCGGCGACGTCCATCACGCGCTGCGGTTCATTGCCGTCGGCAAACAGGGCGGCGACGGGCAGCATCGAGCTGGCTTCCTGAATGTAGAACAGGCCGCTCAGGTGTTCGGCCGTACTGCCCAGCGGCAGGGTTTCTTCATCATCTCGCTCAATCCAGAAACCTTCTTCACACCACGGCACCGGCGTCAGGCGCCAGTGATAAGGGGCGACGAGCGTGAGAAACTCGGCCACGGAGATCTTCAGCGTATTTACGCGCAGGCTGCGGCGCAGCGGCAGCTGGCAGTATTCGATAAAGCTTTCCAGCGTCTGGTCTGCGGGAAGCGCATCGCGAATAGCGTCGAGGAAAGGTTGCGGAAGATAAACGGCAGTAGATTGAGCCATGAAAAACGCCCCTGGAAAAATTAAGGGGCGCAGTTTAACACGGAATTGCCCGGGCGGCGCACCGCTCCGGGCTTGAGGGTTAGCGTGGCAGGGCGGTTCCCCACTGGCGCCACTCTTTCGGCTCGCTTTCCAGCAGCAGGAAGTGTTTGCCCGTTTCGGCCTTCGGCGAGAGCGGGATCCCCGGTGGGGTGGCAAACGCAATGCCGCCGCGAATAAACTGGTTAAAGGTCCCGGTTTTCACCACGCCACCGGTTAAGCCAAAGTCCAGGCTGTAGCCGGAAGCCAGCCAGAATACCGAACTCTCACGCACCAGATGCTGGTAGCGCTTGCTGATGCGCAGGCCAACCATTACGCGATCTGAGAGGTTGCCAAGCGTCATGCCGGTCACCGTACCAACTTCAATCCCTCGGAACAGCACCGGAGTGCCGATGCTCAGAGAACCGGCTTCCGGCACCTCGAGCACGATGTTCAGGCCGTCGGAATAACGGGAGTCGGTGATTGACGCCTCCTGTAGCTCGAAATCACGGCGTGGGTTGCCGTTGCCTGGCTCAACGTTGATGTAAGGCTGGAAAATCGTATCAAGATGATCGACGCCCGCCGCCGAGATTTGCGGCGTCACAACGGAGAAGCGGGTGCCGCCCCGTGCAAAGGTGGAAACATATTCCGGGTACAGGACCGCCTTCGCCTCAACTTCGTTACGCGACTGCGTCAGGTTCAGCGATTCAAGCTGACCAATATCGATACCCAGATAGCGGATTGGCATGCCTGCTGAAAGCTTCCCGGCATCAAACGTGTGCAGCGTTATCTGGCTGCCTACCGCCCGTGCTGCGGTTTCTGAAGCATAAAGTACGCGTTTTTCGCCTTTCACCTGACCTACGCTCGCACCGCTCATATTGTCAAAGCTGATGGCACCTTTCAGGGCACGAGAAAGCGGAGAAGCCTGAACGGTAAGCCCGCTGCCGTTAAGCTGCACGCGCGCACCGCCTTCAGCCCAGAACACGGTGTTTGGCGTCAGCAGCTTGCGGTATTCCGGCTTGATATGGACATCAATATCAAAGTTATTGGCGCGAGGGCGAATGGAGATAATTTCCCCCACCTGGAATTTGCGGTACAGCACCACGGAGCCTGTCTGGATATCGGGCAGGCTGGAGGCGGTGAGCGTTAAGGTGGTGGTGGGGATGTCGCTCAGGCTGTTTTCGATGGCCTTTTCCATGTTGGCGTAAAGCGGATAGCTGCTTTTCATCTCGCCTTTGCTGCCCGGCAACACGCGGATACCGCCGTTTACCCATTCACTGGCGCTGGCACCAAGTAACTCAACGCCGTCCATGCCGAGCTTCACGTCAATGCGGCTGTTGACGACAAACTTGCTGTCGCCCTGCAGCAGGTGGCGATACTGCGGTTCAATGGCAACGGAGAAGGTGACACCCTTCGCCGACAGATTGCGCTCGACCACCTGGCCGATTTGTATTCCGTGCAGGATAATGGGCTGCCCGGCGTCGATGCCGTAGCTCTCCGGCGCGCTCAGGGAAAGCGTCAGCACGTCAGGCTGCTGTAGCGGCGTTTTGTCGCTTGGTACTACGGTAAATTTAGCCTGCGGCTCGCCCTCGCCTGGAACGAGCTCAAAAGTGCTGCCCGTCAGCAGGCTACTGATGCTCGGATTATCGAGCGAGATTTTAGGGCTGCGTAGCTCGATACGCGTTCCGCTGCGCATCAGGCTAACAACGCCAGGGTCTACGGTCATCTCACCGGTGACGGCGCCGCCTGGGTTAAGGTTTAGCTTAGTTAATGAGCCAACTTCCAGCCCCTGATACATCAGCTTTGTCGAGCCAGCCTTGAGGCCATCGCCGCTCGGGAGGTCAAGATTAATGATGACGCCGCGCTGGCTGTGGGCCAGGTCTTCATACAGCCCAAATTCGTCATCCGCTTTTGCGGGGGCAGAGTTATCGGGGGAGTCGAAGGCTATCGCGCCATTCACCAGGGCTGCCAGGCTTTCAAGCTGAACTTTCGCCCCGCTCAGGCCTACATCCGCCTTAACGCCGGACACGTTCCAGAAGCGGCTGCCTTTTTTCACCAGGTTCGTGAAGCGGCGATCGATCAGCACGTCGACGGTCACGCCCTGTTTGTTCTGATTGATGGCGTAGTCGTACACGCGGCCAACCGGAATCTTACGGAAATAGACCAGCGAACCGCTGTTCAGCGAGCCCAGATCCGGGGCATGCAGGTGAATCATCAGCTCGCCGTTATCAAGGCGATATTTAGGCTGGGTATCGAGCGCGGTGAAATGATCGCTCGGCTCGCCTTTGCCCGGCATCATGCCGATATAGTTCCCGCCAACCAGTGCATCAAGCCCGGATACCCCGGCGAGAGAGGCCTTCGGCGTGACCAGCCAGAACTGAGTATCCTCCCGCAAAGCGTCCTTCATGTCGCTTTTGATGCTGACTTTGACTTCGATTTTACGCAGATCGTCGCTCAGGCTAATGTTCTGCACGGTACCGACTTCAACCCCCTGGTAACGCACGGGCGTACGGCCGGCAACAATGCCGTCGGCAGAGATAAAATCGATGGTAACGGTGTTACCGCGCTCCTGATAAGTCGTCCAGATCAGCCAGCCGGCGATCAGCAACGCAATAATAGGTAACAGCCAGAAAGGGGAGATCCGGCGTTTTGTTTTAATTCGCGCCTCAGTCGGTGAAGCGGGCGTTTCCTGACTCATGTGCGTCCCAAAGTAGTCGGCTATCCAGCCATTCGACGGCAAGAATAGTTAATATAACCGCCGCGCCAAAGAAGACCGCGGCGGGACCCATCGTAAAAGCTAACAGCTGGTCACGATTAACCAGTGACATCATCAATGCAATGACAAACAGATCGAGCATAGACCAGCGGCCAATCCAGGTGACAAAGCGCAGCAGCAAAATACGGGTTCTTAGTCCCTGCTGGCATTTGAAATGAATGCTGATAAGAAGCGTAATCAATACAATAACTTTAGTAAACGGCACCAGGATACTGGCAATAAATACCACCGCGGCGACGGCAATATTGCTGTGCGCCAGAGAGATAATGCCCGACATAATGGTGTCTTCCTGGCGTGCTCCGTTCACGTAGATAATCGAAATAGGCAGCAGGTTAGCCGGCAGCAGAAAGACCAGGGAAGCAATCAGCGCCGCCCAGGATTTTTGTAAGCTTTGTTTACGGCGATGGTACAGCGGCACGTGGCAACGAGGGCAGCGGCCTCGCTCGTCCGGCACGCCGGTGAAATGGCAGCCGAGGCAAACTCGCAGCTGGGCGTTAAAGGCGCGCGCCGGGCGCTGCGGATAGAAACGCTCCCAAAGCTGCTCAATATTCAGGTGGATCATCGTCAGCAGGCTCAGGACCACCAGAACGATAAAGGCGATGAGGCCGGGACCTGGCTGTATAAAAGCGTACTCGCGAACCTTAATACAGGCCACGCCAATCCCCACCAGGTAGATATCCAGCATTACCCATTCTTTGAGCTTATCCAGCATCAGCAGCACCGGGCGAAGGTTCATTCCCAGAATGTTGCCAAAACAAAGGTAAGCGATAGCCGCGACCAGCGTCGCTGGGGCGCCGACAACGCAGAAGAGCACCACGGCGGCGGTAAGCACGTCCCCCTGGCTCGCCATCTGCCAGATCCCCTGCATAACGTTCGCATCAATCTTTGAACCCAGCAGGTAAATGCGCAGCAGCGGATCGGAGAAGGCGACCGGCATCAGCACCAGCATCGCCACGGCCATTGCCCCCAGGCGAGTTAATGACCAGTCGCGGCCATTGTGTACTTTTGCCTCACAGCAGGGGCAGTAGGCGCTTTGTGTCGATTTGACCGGCGGCAGTGAGAAAAGGGTATCGCATTGGGGAC from Cedecea neteri encodes:
- the yebS gene encoding membrane integrity lipid transport subunit YebS; the encoded protein is MKIHAISQALPQARYQRCPQCDTLFSLPPVKSTQSAYCPCCEAKVHNGRDWSLTRLGAMAVAMLVLMPVAFSDPLLRIYLLGSKIDANVMQGIWQMASQGDVLTAAVVLFCVVGAPATLVAAIAYLCFGNILGMNLRPVLLMLDKLKEWVMLDIYLVGIGVACIKVREYAFIQPGPGLIAFIVLVVLSLLTMIHLNIEQLWERFYPQRPARAFNAQLRVCLGCHFTGVPDERGRCPRCHVPLYHRRKQSLQKSWAALIASLVFLLPANLLPISIIYVNGARQEDTIMSGIISLAHSNIAVAAVVFIASILVPFTKVIVLITLLISIHFKCQQGLRTRILLLRFVTWIGRWSMLDLFVIALMMSLVNRDQLLAFTMGPAAVFFGAAVILTILAVEWLDSRLLWDAHESGNARFTD
- a CDS encoding PqiB family protein; the protein is MSQETPASPTEARIKTKRRISPFWLLPIIALLIAGWLIWTTYQERGNTVTIDFISADGIVAGRTPVRYQGVEVGTVQNISLSDDLRKIEVKVSIKSDMKDALREDTQFWLVTPKASLAGVSGLDALVGGNYIGMMPGKGEPSDHFTALDTQPKYRLDNGELMIHLHAPDLGSLNSGSLVYFRKIPVGRVYDYAINQNKQGVTVDVLIDRRFTNLVKKGSRFWNVSGVKADVGLSGAKVQLESLAALVNGAIAFDSPDNSAPAKADDEFGLYEDLAHSQRGVIINLDLPSGDGLKAGSTKLMYQGLEVGSLTKLNLNPGGAVTGEMTVDPGVVSLMRSGTRIELRSPKISLDNPSISSLLTGSTFELVPGEGEPQAKFTVVPSDKTPLQQPDVLTLSLSAPESYGIDAGQPIILHGIQIGQVVERNLSAKGVTFSVAIEPQYRHLLQGDSKFVVNSRIDVKLGMDGVELLGASASEWVNGGIRVLPGSKGEMKSSYPLYANMEKAIENSLSDIPTTTLTLTASSLPDIQTGSVVLYRKFQVGEIISIRPRANNFDIDVHIKPEYRKLLTPNTVFWAEGGARVQLNGSGLTVQASPLSRALKGAISFDNMSGASVGQVKGEKRVLYASETAARAVGSQITLHTFDAGKLSAGMPIRYLGIDIGQLESLNLTQSRNEVEAKAVLYPEYVSTFARGGTRFSVVTPQISAAGVDHLDTIFQPYINVEPGNGNPRRDFELQEASITDSRYSDGLNIVLEVPEAGSLSIGTPVLFRGIEVGTVTGMTLGNLSDRVMVGLRISKRYQHLVRESSVFWLASGYSLDFGLTGGVVKTGTFNQFIRGGIAFATPPGIPLSPKAETGKHFLLLESEPKEWRQWGTALPR